From the genome of Pseudomonas sp. gcc21, one region includes:
- a CDS encoding MFS transporter, producing MRNTANMAFPGLALTTITVLYLAHSLPLYFFNVAVPAILREQSVDLRWIGMLSLLFLPWALKFLWAPYVDRFYVPRLGKRRTWIVFTQLAVLAGFLLLASVGTGAGILTFVLIALAISTLAATQDIAIDGYAIEAVARSQHSFSSSAQSVGVALGSMMGGAGSLWLYERYGWTTAVLGVAALIGFTMLAVLKMREGPAPTLAARLDRPSWARVLARPDIRRLLLVILVFRTVEAPAMAMLNPMLVDTGWSLTHIGLLFSVFGAGVGVLAAISAGWLVRRNGAVYWLLVCGWLRSVMYGLIAAMLLLGAVTDGLLAFGVLGILAIRYLTMTALYAHFMAQCSENQTATDFTVLVCFELLIYFLGASLSGFLAEPLGYGWFFALLGAASVVSVILTAQLMKTSQSVGEPNLERAI from the coding sequence ATGCGTAATACTGCAAACATGGCGTTTCCCGGCCTGGCGCTGACCACCATCACGGTGCTGTATCTGGCGCATTCGTTGCCGCTGTACTTTTTCAACGTTGCGGTGCCGGCGATATTGCGTGAGCAATCAGTTGATCTGCGCTGGATAGGTATGCTGTCGCTGTTGTTTCTGCCCTGGGCGTTAAAGTTTCTCTGGGCACCCTATGTCGACCGCTTCTACGTTCCGCGACTGGGCAAGCGGCGTACCTGGATAGTCTTTACGCAGCTCGCCGTGCTGGCAGGTTTTCTACTGCTGGCTTCGGTGGGTACTGGCGCAGGCATTCTGACGTTTGTGCTGATCGCACTGGCAATATCGACACTGGCTGCTACGCAGGATATCGCGATAGATGGCTATGCAATCGAAGCGGTAGCGCGCAGTCAGCACAGTTTTTCCAGCAGCGCGCAAAGTGTCGGCGTTGCGCTCGGCAGCATGATGGGCGGCGCCGGAAGCCTTTGGCTGTATGAGCGCTACGGTTGGACGACCGCTGTGTTGGGCGTGGCGGCATTGATTGGCTTCACCATGCTGGCGGTACTGAAGATGCGTGAAGGCCCGGCGCCCACGCTGGCTGCTCGCCTGGACCGGCCAAGCTGGGCGCGCGTGTTGGCTCGTCCGGACATTCGCCGTCTGCTGCTGGTAATACTGGTGTTCAGGACGGTGGAGGCGCCGGCAATGGCCATGCTTAATCCAATGCTGGTGGATACGGGATGGTCCCTGACGCACATCGGTTTACTGTTTTCCGTATTCGGCGCCGGGGTAGGAGTACTGGCTGCGATCAGCGCCGGCTGGCTGGTGCGGCGTAACGGTGCGGTTTATTGGCTGCTGGTGTGCGGTTGGCTGAGAAGCGTCATGTATGGACTGATAGCCGCCATGCTATTGCTGGGAGCGGTGACTGACGGGCTGTTGGCCTTCGGCGTGCTGGGTATTCTGGCTATCCGTTATCTGACGATGACGGCCCTGTACGCGCATTTCATGGCGCAATGCTCGGAGAATCAGACCGCAACGGATTTCACCGTGCTGGTGTGTTTTGAATTGCTGATCTACTTTCTTGGCGCATCCCTGTCAGGCTTTCTGGCTGAGCCGTTGGGTTATGGCTGGTTCTTTGCGCTGCTGGGCGCGGCGTCCGTGGTGAGCGTGATATTGACCGCCCAACTGATGAAAACATCGCAATCCGTCGGCGAGCCAAATCTGGAGCGGGCAATATGA
- a CDS encoding GNAT family N-acetyltransferase, which yields MLDTRSSQLPDQYQLDDYQHTCIGLRQVRYPEDMPLLYRWMHAGHVVPQWQLNKPMTELNVHFEKMLADDHQRLYLISVDGQWVGYAEIYEAARDRLARYYPAEVDDFGWHLLIGELSAFGKGHLRPIVRMLSHFIFEYSPARRIVGEPDHSVKAYEVVAEALCYESQGLIHMPEKTAMLYFCERARFLATYPREASALGVQVGAER from the coding sequence ATGCTTGATACCCGCTCTTCGCAGCTTCCGGACCAGTATCAGCTGGACGATTATCAGCACACCTGCATAGGGCTGCGTCAGGTTCGCTACCCTGAGGATATGCCGCTGTTGTACCGCTGGATGCACGCCGGACACGTCGTTCCGCAGTGGCAGCTGAACAAGCCGATGACCGAGCTGAATGTGCATTTCGAAAAGATGCTCGCCGATGATCATCAGCGGCTGTATCTGATCAGTGTGGACGGACAATGGGTGGGCTACGCGGAAATTTACGAAGCGGCCCGCGATCGGCTTGCCCGTTATTATCCCGCTGAGGTTGACGATTTCGGCTGGCATCTGCTGATAGGTGAGCTCTCGGCATTCGGCAAGGGCCACTTACGGCCGATCGTTCGCATGCTGTCGCACTTCATCTTCGAGTACAGCCCGGCGCGCAGGATCGTTGGCGAGCCGGACCATAGCGTTAAAGCCTACGAAGTGGTCGCCGAAGCGCTGTGCTATGAATCCCAGGGGCTGATTCATATGCCGGAAAAAACAGCCATGCTGTATTTTTGCGAGCGCGCCCGGTTTCTAGCGACCTATCCGCGGGAAGCAAGCGCGCTTGGCGTGCAAGTGGGAGCAGAACGCTGA
- a CDS encoding aspartate aminotransferase family protein has translation MKADESLPAGAEQLVLSGENSSIAQYRAVMQQAVDEACQWLGRRQMYSGCSVEHLAGQVSADFTGSGAGNCRALQHAADLFLANAVAPHHPWCAAHLHCPTLTISHAAEVLINAANQSLDSWDQGPSATMMELKLIEWLRSRVGYPPGDAGIFTSGGTQSNLMGLLLARDRLVQAVWGRSVREQGLPPDAHRIKILCSEAAHFSIGKNMALLGLGWASVVAVRTTETGQIDTVELERAINGLLGAGDHIAAIVGTAGTTDAGAIDPLPALADLAARFDIWLHVDAAWGGALLLSARYRHWLAGLERADSITIDFHKHFLQPISCGAFLLRDDDHFRFIHCQAEYLNSESDEEQGIPNLVGRSLQTTRRADVLKLWMSLDALGTECFGALIEHAIQLASETAQRIRGMPDLELLCEPQLSSVLFRFASPNLERARLDELNRNLADSLFNAGKANIGVTSLGGKVCLKLTLLNPLCILEDIDALLKMITTQAHAGLASSLEASA, from the coding sequence ATGAAGGCAGACGAAAGCTTGCCCGCCGGCGCCGAGCAGCTGGTACTCAGTGGTGAGAACAGCTCGATAGCGCAATACCGTGCGGTCATGCAGCAGGCGGTCGATGAGGCATGCCAGTGGCTGGGGCGTCGGCAGATGTATTCAGGCTGTAGCGTTGAACACCTCGCCGGGCAGGTTTCAGCAGATTTCACAGGTTCCGGCGCTGGCAACTGTCGCGCCCTTCAGCACGCGGCCGATCTGTTTCTGGCCAACGCCGTCGCGCCGCATCATCCCTGGTGTGCAGCGCACCTGCACTGTCCAACGCTGACCATCAGCCATGCCGCAGAAGTGCTGATTAACGCAGCCAACCAGAGTCTTGATTCCTGGGATCAGGGCCCGTCTGCGACAATGATGGAACTCAAGCTCATCGAATGGCTGCGCAGTCGTGTCGGTTACCCTCCAGGCGATGCGGGTATTTTTACCAGCGGCGGTACGCAGAGCAATCTGATGGGGTTGCTGTTGGCGCGGGATCGCCTGGTGCAGGCTGTATGGGGGCGCTCGGTACGCGAGCAGGGGCTCCCGCCGGACGCACATCGAATCAAAATCCTCTGTTCAGAGGCGGCGCACTTTTCCATTGGCAAGAACATGGCGCTGCTCGGGCTGGGCTGGGCATCGGTCGTGGCTGTGCGAACCACCGAAACCGGCCAGATCGACACGGTCGAGCTGGAGCGCGCCATCAATGGTTTGCTTGGCGCTGGCGACCACATTGCCGCTATCGTCGGAACCGCAGGGACTACGGACGCCGGTGCTATCGATCCCTTGCCGGCGCTGGCTGATCTGGCCGCGCGGTTTGATATCTGGCTGCATGTGGACGCGGCATGGGGCGGGGCGTTACTGCTGTCTGCACGCTACCGCCATTGGCTGGCCGGACTGGAACGGGCTGATTCCATCACCATCGACTTTCACAAGCACTTTCTGCAGCCGATCAGCTGTGGGGCTTTTTTGCTCAGGGATGACGACCACTTCAGGTTCATCCATTGTCAGGCCGAATATCTGAACTCTGAAAGCGACGAAGAACAGGGCATTCCCAATCTGGTAGGTCGCTCGCTACAAACGACCCGCCGCGCGGATGTATTGAAGCTCTGGATGAGTCTCGATGCATTGGGTACCGAGTGCTTTGGCGCGCTGATTGAACATGCCATACAACTGGCCAGCGAGACGGCGCAACGCATTCGTGGAATGCCGGATCTGGAGTTGCTATGTGAGCCACAACTTTCCAGCGTGTTGTTCCGCTTTGCCAGCCCGAACCTGGAGCGGGCGCGGCTGGATGAGCTGAACCGGAACCTTGCCGACTCGCTGTTCAATGCAGGCAAGGCAAATATCGGCGTAACCAGTCTGGGCGGCAAGGTATGCCTGAAGCTGACGCTGCTGAATCCGCTGTGCATCCTGGAGGATATCGATGCGCTGCTGAAAATGATCACCACCCAGGCGCATGCCGGGCTCGCCAGTAGCCTGGAGGCTTCGGCATGA
- a CDS encoding IucA/IucC family siderophore biosynthesis protein, whose protein sequence is MNAVAVANRIALQQLINAYLQETGRGCLIPVDEQTRAQLALSGKHTLLWLCLEPFSITVAVPLEYASSVGRHRFASLPCIWRDYQWRQASPVTLAALVLEDVVHNAENNLDASGLLERWVQSRDALAVFLKHRTERLDELTQLQQSFKQSEQALLLGHNMHPASKSRQGFMHDEFLRYSPETQGEFALHFWLVHPDILAEGHAEEGDISSLLCKSLLQADAVPASALQTMAEYPQWKLLPLHPWQARFLMGQPLWRQLTAASQAISLGAFGWTMHPTTSVRTLVSDAPWMFKPSLSVAITNSVRINLAHECLRGEISCRLWRSAFGVVLKEEFPTLAALNDPGWLGIKLNGQLVSESICILRENPFTAYQQITCMASLCQDHPLTGRGRLHSILSALVQRTAQPAELVAMRWLERFLDIAVGPLLTLYARYGMAFEAHQQNTLLELDDLWPGRFWLRDNQGFYYIRERAGRVLAQFPELGMQADSVGPESFVEERFIYYFFGNTLFGLIGALGGTGLVDEGRLLYRLREFLHAHRQLNPGLIQALLSHDTLPFKGNLLTRLHGLDELVAPLDRQSVYVQVRNPLRETRTEVASA, encoded by the coding sequence ATGAATGCGGTAGCGGTTGCCAACCGCATCGCCCTGCAACAGCTGATCAATGCCTACCTGCAGGAAACCGGGCGAGGCTGCCTGATTCCGGTCGACGAGCAGACCCGTGCCCAGCTGGCGCTCAGTGGGAAGCACACGCTGTTATGGCTGTGTCTGGAGCCATTCAGCATCACCGTGGCAGTGCCGCTGGAGTACGCCAGTAGCGTCGGCCGCCATCGATTCGCTTCGCTGCCGTGCATCTGGCGCGACTACCAATGGCGTCAGGCCAGCCCGGTTACGCTGGCCGCGCTGGTTCTCGAAGATGTCGTGCACAACGCCGAGAACAACCTGGACGCGTCGGGATTGCTCGAACGTTGGGTACAGAGCCGTGATGCGCTGGCCGTATTTCTCAAGCATCGTACCGAGCGGCTGGATGAGCTGACGCAGCTGCAACAAAGCTTCAAGCAGTCGGAACAGGCGTTGCTGCTCGGGCATAACATGCATCCTGCGTCGAAAAGCCGTCAGGGCTTCATGCATGACGAATTTCTGCGCTATTCGCCTGAAACCCAAGGCGAATTCGCGCTGCATTTCTGGTTGGTGCATCCCGATATTCTGGCCGAAGGGCACGCGGAAGAAGGCGATATCAGCTCTCTGCTATGTAAAAGCTTGCTGCAGGCGGATGCAGTACCCGCATCCGCCTTGCAAACCATGGCGGAGTATCCGCAATGGAAACTACTTCCCCTGCATCCCTGGCAGGCGCGCTTTCTGATGGGCCAACCGTTATGGCGTCAACTCACCGCCGCCAGCCAGGCGATCAGCCTGGGCGCATTCGGCTGGACCATGCACCCGACTACCTCGGTGCGCACGCTCGTCAGCGATGCACCCTGGATGTTCAAGCCCTCGCTATCGGTCGCCATCACCAACTCAGTGCGCATCAACCTGGCGCATGAATGCCTGCGCGGAGAGATCAGCTGCCGCCTCTGGCGCAGTGCATTCGGCGTCGTTTTGAAAGAAGAGTTTCCGACCCTGGCAGCTCTGAACGACCCGGGTTGGCTGGGTATCAAGCTCAACGGGCAGCTCGTCAGCGAGTCCATCTGCATCCTGCGGGAAAACCCCTTTACCGCTTACCAGCAGATTACCTGCATGGCCTCGCTGTGCCAGGATCATCCGCTCACCGGACGAGGTCGGCTGCATAGCATCCTGAGTGCGCTGGTACAGCGGACTGCACAACCGGCCGAGCTGGTTGCCATGCGCTGGTTGGAGCGCTTTCTGGATATTGCCGTTGGGCCCTTGCTGACGTTGTATGCCCGCTACGGCATGGCGTTCGAAGCGCACCAACAGAATACTTTGCTTGAGCTGGACGACCTGTGGCCGGGGCGGTTCTGGCTCCGCGACAACCAGGGCTTTTACTACATTCGCGAGCGGGCCGGGCGCGTTCTTGCGCAGTTTCCCGAACTGGGCATGCAGGCCGATTCGGTGGGCCCGGAATCCTTTGTCGAGGAGCGTTTCATCTATTACTTCTTCGGCAACACGCTGTTCGGTCTGATCGGCGCCCTGGGCGGGACCGGTCTGGTTGACGAAGGCCGTTTACTCTACCGGTTGCGAGAATTTCTGCATGCGCACCGGCAGCTCAACCCCGGCCTGATACAGGCCTTACTGAGCCACGACACCTTGCCATTCAAGGGCAACCTGTTGACGCGGCTGCATGGGCTCGACGAGCTGGTGGCGCCGCTGGACAGGCAGTCCGTGTATGTGCAGGTTCGCAACCCCTTGCGTGAAACCCGAACGGAGGTAGCCAGTGCTTGA
- a CDS encoding IucA/IucC family siderophore biosynthesis protein: protein MEYAQLQIGYEDWRGAGQRLIEMLIAEFSYEEIIEPQKLTDGTYLLRLGELVCHFRARRYQLGHWLVEPGSARVQGHNEPASDLNAFILAIGAHVNVQPFTLTHLVRELNNTRLAEAHLLASAQLPSDQIIELSASEVEGVMRGHPWIVMSKGRVGFGYEDYLTYAPERRTSLALPWVAVHRDLAQFNSTSEWSQTRLYQSELDEQTLSRFFAQVAETGVDPDEFFLLPVHPWQWHDWILPSYAGDIAAQRIILLGSTGERHLPMQSIRTFSNASRPAGHYIKLSLSILNTAVYRGLPNDRNKAAPAVTAWLQEMLASDHYLRESGLVLLGEVATVTVSQPAFDAIEGAPYQFRELFGCLWRESVEPRLQSGEQAITQAALVHRDGKGRSVLEVLISRSGLSPQAWLSAYFHVCVPPLLHWLYRYGVAFSAHGENSLLVHEGGVPKKMVLKDFVDDVCLVEEAFPELQTLPPEASVLNRLPAAELAHFVFSGLFVVHYRFICAIFTTDFGKDEVAFWQLLADVVDEFHRAHPQLQERIQRFALQRPAFEKVCLNRVRLFSRGYADAAERPEPVVLNMMPNPINRDVLKRWSLPARTGKTAHA, encoded by the coding sequence GTGGAATATGCACAACTACAAATCGGCTACGAGGACTGGCGCGGGGCAGGGCAGCGCCTGATCGAAATGCTGATTGCCGAGTTCAGCTATGAAGAAATCATCGAGCCCCAAAAGCTGACCGATGGCACCTATCTATTGAGGCTTGGTGAGCTGGTCTGCCACTTCCGCGCCCGGCGTTATCAACTCGGGCATTGGCTGGTGGAACCGGGGTCAGCGCGGGTGCAGGGACATAACGAGCCGGCCTCGGACTTGAACGCGTTCATCCTTGCCATTGGCGCGCATGTGAATGTCCAGCCGTTCACGTTGACGCATCTGGTGCGCGAATTGAACAATACCCGGCTGGCCGAAGCGCATCTGCTGGCAAGCGCGCAATTGCCCAGTGATCAGATAATCGAGCTGTCTGCCAGCGAGGTTGAGGGCGTGATGCGCGGCCATCCCTGGATTGTGATGAGCAAGGGGCGGGTCGGATTTGGTTACGAGGATTACCTGACCTACGCTCCCGAGCGGCGGACCTCGCTCGCGCTGCCCTGGGTTGCGGTGCACCGGGATCTGGCGCAGTTCAACAGCACCAGCGAGTGGAGCCAGACGCGGCTTTATCAGTCAGAGCTGGATGAGCAAACCCTCAGTCGTTTTTTCGCTCAAGTGGCTGAAACGGGGGTTGATCCGGATGAGTTTTTCCTACTGCCGGTACACCCCTGGCAATGGCATGACTGGATTCTGCCATCCTACGCTGGGGACATTGCAGCGCAGCGCATTATTCTGCTTGGCAGTACGGGTGAGCGTCATTTGCCGATGCAATCGATACGGACATTCAGCAATGCTTCGCGGCCGGCAGGGCATTACATAAAGCTGTCGTTGAGCATCCTTAATACAGCCGTTTACCGCGGCCTGCCTAATGACCGTAACAAGGCAGCGCCGGCTGTGACTGCCTGGTTGCAGGAGATGCTGGCCAGTGACCATTATCTGCGTGAAAGCGGCCTGGTTCTGCTCGGCGAAGTCGCTACCGTTACCGTTAGCCAGCCGGCATTTGACGCAATCGAAGGCGCGCCGTACCAGTTCCGTGAGCTGTTTGGCTGCCTGTGGCGTGAAAGTGTCGAGCCCCGTCTGCAAAGCGGCGAACAGGCAATTACCCAGGCCGCCCTGGTGCACCGCGATGGCAAGGGTCGATCGGTATTGGAGGTATTGATATCCCGCTCCGGGTTATCACCTCAAGCCTGGCTGAGCGCTTATTTTCACGTTTGCGTTCCGCCTTTATTGCACTGGCTCTATCGCTACGGAGTGGCTTTTTCCGCCCACGGCGAGAACAGCCTGTTGGTTCATGAAGGCGGCGTACCGAAGAAGATGGTGCTGAAGGATTTCGTCGATGACGTCTGCCTGGTAGAGGAAGCCTTTCCCGAACTGCAGACACTTCCGCCTGAAGCCAGTGTGCTGAACCGGCTGCCGGCAGCGGAACTGGCGCATTTCGTATTCAGCGGATTGTTTGTCGTTCACTACCGCTTTATCTGCGCTATTTTCACGACGGACTTCGGCAAAGACGAGGTGGCTTTCTGGCAGCTGCTGGCTGATGTGGTTGATGAATTTCATCGAGCCCATCCGCAGCTGCAAGAACGCATACAGCGGTTTGCCTTGCAGCGTCCGGCCTTCGAAAAGGTCTGCCTGAACCGTGTGCGGTTGTTCTCCCGCGGGTATGCCGACGCAGCCGAGCGGCCAGAGCCGGTGGTACTGAACATGATGCCCAACCCGATCAACCGGGACGTATTGAAACGCTGGAGTCTTCCGGCCCGCACAGGAAAAACTGCCCATGCTTGA
- a CDS encoding lysine N(6)-hydroxylase/L-ornithine N(5)-oxygenase family protein, with translation MLDFIGIGIGPFNLSLAALLEDTDSLDYLLFEQQPEFAWHAGMLLPNTTLQVPFMADLVTMVEPTNRFSFLNYLKQQDRLYRFYFLENMHIPRREYNHYCRWASKQIERLRFASRVVAIHALPMGFEVQVMNRGELEHFQCRDLVLGTGTAPALPQCLQALAAAHPDRCFHSSQFHPRMHEHQQGDVSIVGSGQSAAEAFQYLFERQLDPYEDPRFRLNWLTRSPGFFPMEYSPLGLEHFSPDYTRHFFSLPQGRKDQLLANQGLLYKGIDFETIRSIYEDLYHRTVGGAQSHVALSAHSELLSARFDGGRIIMEFKQLDQHREFTLSTDYLVAATGYRHALPGCVEGLQSCLELDQHGRLIIDEHYQALHSANGRLFLQNAELHTHGVGAPDLGLGAHRAAIIANQLLGYERFQLGRADCFQRFGAPATSRSSCATVSSIQARGI, from the coding sequence GTGCTTGATTTCATTGGGATAGGTATCGGCCCGTTCAATCTGAGCCTGGCGGCATTGCTGGAAGACACTGATTCACTTGATTATCTGCTGTTCGAGCAGCAGCCGGAGTTTGCCTGGCACGCCGGCATGCTATTGCCGAACACCACCTTGCAGGTGCCTTTCATGGCCGATCTGGTCACCATGGTCGAGCCTACCAACCGGTTCAGTTTCCTTAACTACCTCAAACAGCAGGACCGGCTCTACCGGTTTTATTTTCTTGAAAACATGCATATCCCCCGACGCGAATACAATCACTATTGCCGGTGGGCGAGCAAGCAGATCGAGAGATTGAGGTTTGCCAGCAGAGTCGTGGCGATTCATGCGTTGCCCATGGGTTTTGAGGTCCAGGTGATGAACCGCGGCGAGCTTGAACATTTCCAGTGTCGTGACCTGGTACTGGGCACCGGAACGGCGCCGGCGTTGCCCCAATGCCTGCAGGCGCTGGCCGCCGCGCACCCGGATCGTTGTTTCCACTCCAGCCAATTTCACCCGCGCATGCATGAACACCAGCAGGGGGATGTCAGCATAGTCGGCTCCGGCCAGTCGGCTGCTGAAGCTTTTCAATACCTGTTCGAGCGTCAGCTAGATCCCTATGAAGATCCACGGTTTCGATTGAACTGGCTAACCCGCTCGCCGGGATTCTTTCCCATGGAGTATTCGCCGCTGGGTCTGGAACATTTTTCACCTGACTACACCCGACATTTTTTCAGCTTGCCCCAAGGCAGGAAAGACCAACTTCTGGCCAATCAGGGCTTGCTCTACAAGGGCATCGATTTTGAGACCATCCGGTCAATCTATGAAGATCTTTACCACCGCACCGTCGGGGGCGCCCAGAGCCACGTCGCCCTGTCCGCGCACAGCGAACTGCTGTCAGCCCGGTTTGATGGAGGTCGCATCATCATGGAGTTCAAACAACTCGATCAGCACCGCGAATTTACCTTGAGCACCGATTATCTGGTGGCCGCCACTGGCTATCGTCACGCGTTGCCCGGATGTGTCGAGGGCCTGCAGTCCTGTCTTGAGCTCGACCAGCACGGCAGGCTGATTATCGACGAGCATTACCAGGCGCTGCATTCGGCGAACGGCCGGCTGTTTCTACAGAACGCCGAACTACACACCCACGGTGTCGGCGCGCCCGATCTTGGATTGGGCGCGCACCGCGCGGCGATCATAGCCAATCAATTGCTGGGGTATGAACGCTTCCAGCTGGGTCGGGCAGACTGCTTCCAGCGTTTTGGCGCGCCTGCCACCAGCCGCAGCAGCTGCGCCACTGTTTCATCCATCCAGGCCAGGGGAATCTAG
- a CDS encoding TonB-dependent receptor, with the protein MPRTCALTLSLSCLAIACVEAAEQHESALALPATTVSTTRMPGTVAQIAGSVQRIEAAEIQQQSAAGTKLADVVGFLIPSLGASSGTASNYGQTMRGRQVQVLIDGVPQTGSRDVARQLNSISPDSIEHIEVLSGATALYGAGATGGIINIVTKQSQGEPLAFRSRIGVAGGELDGDSLTYELGQSVAFARESVDGFFGINATERGARLDASGDRIAPEPAQTSREDTRTLDLNGRLNIQLGEARQLTLSAQHYDDEQDTDYGPDYGPGLAALLVPGFQPSLDAVDGLVLDDQPRTRRNRFSATYQDEDVLGQQLTAEAYYRKERSRFYPFATPFSVSNALPALMALPVTPAERAALAERIQGSAIAVLQSESEVEVTGLRLALQSGLDVGGRTTELVYGVDYEQEQNNQNADSFDLATFMTSNGLVHDFTGSQYAYGPDVEIDKLGAFLQTRTPLTEALSLQAGVRHERIRSESDAFTPTAEALLADLGSDFGLGYAPGAVASGSVRHNATLFNVGLVYDLDDQQQLFVNFSQGFSLPDMQRVLRDVTPGFTVSSDNVEPIKVNSVETGWRHDGARMDASVTAFYNRSDKVVQFQRDFSVSVADTDERVYGAETRLAYQVAPQWSLGGSLAYTRGQFKDSSGTWRDMNSFRVSPLKATIYGAWDRNGYGARLQMLAIRGTDDAYEDSLRASFDANVRPTPAAQIDGYAVTDLLTYAELAEGTLELGIYNLFDRDYRSVYSQEAEATYGSLSAIPAEGRTVALSYSLEY; encoded by the coding sequence ATGCCACGTACGTGCGCGCTCACACTCTCTCTTTCCTGTCTGGCAATCGCCTGCGTGGAAGCCGCCGAACAGCACGAGTCAGCGTTGGCATTGCCCGCCACGACTGTTTCCACTACACGTATGCCGGGCACCGTTGCGCAGATAGCCGGAAGCGTGCAGCGGATCGAGGCTGCTGAAATTCAACAACAGAGCGCCGCCGGCACCAAGCTGGCGGATGTGGTGGGCTTTTTGATTCCTTCACTCGGTGCCAGCAGCGGCACCGCCAGTAATTACGGACAAACCATGCGTGGCCGGCAGGTACAGGTACTTATCGACGGCGTTCCGCAGACAGGGTCGCGTGATGTCGCACGCCAACTGAACAGCATCAGCCCTGACTCGATCGAGCATATCGAGGTGCTCAGTGGGGCCACAGCGCTATACGGTGCGGGCGCAACGGGCGGAATCATCAATATCGTAACCAAACAGAGCCAGGGCGAGCCCCTGGCTTTTCGTTCGCGGATCGGTGTGGCGGGCGGTGAGCTCGACGGCGATTCACTGACCTACGAGCTGGGGCAAAGCGTCGCTTTCGCGCGGGAGTCAGTGGACGGATTCTTCGGTATCAACGCAACGGAGCGCGGCGCGCGGCTGGACGCCAGCGGTGATCGGATCGCCCCGGAGCCAGCGCAAACCAGCCGGGAAGATACCCGCACGCTGGACCTCAACGGCCGGCTGAATATTCAACTCGGCGAGGCCCGCCAACTGACGCTCAGTGCCCAGCATTATGATGACGAGCAGGATACCGACTACGGTCCCGATTATGGTCCAGGTCTGGCGGCATTGTTGGTTCCGGGCTTTCAGCCCTCACTGGACGCTGTGGACGGCCTGGTTCTGGATGACCAGCCGCGCACCCGACGCAACCGCTTCAGCGCCACTTACCAGGACGAGGATGTACTCGGCCAGCAACTCACTGCCGAAGCCTATTACCGCAAGGAACGTAGCCGCTTTTATCCCTTCGCTACGCCCTTCTCGGTAAGTAATGCATTGCCGGCATTGATGGCATTGCCCGTCACGCCGGCGGAGCGCGCCGCACTGGCTGAACGCATTCAGGGCAGCGCCATTGCAGTGTTGCAATCGGAGTCCGAGGTTGAAGTCACCGGGCTCCGGCTGGCACTGCAGTCGGGCCTGGACGTCGGCGGGCGGACCACCGAACTGGTCTATGGCGTGGATTACGAGCAGGAGCAGAACAACCAGAATGCCGATAGCTTCGATCTTGCGACCTTCATGACAAGTAACGGGCTGGTGCACGACTTTACCGGGAGCCAATATGCATACGGGCCCGATGTCGAGATCGACAAGCTGGGCGCGTTCTTGCAGACCCGCACGCCACTGACCGAGGCGTTGAGCTTGCAGGCCGGGGTTCGCCACGAACGCATCCGCAGCGAAAGCGACGCGTTCACCCCCACGGCTGAAGCCCTTCTCGCGGACCTGGGCAGCGATTTCGGGCTGGGTTATGCACCGGGTGCGGTCGCCTCAGGCTCGGTGAGACACAACGCAACGCTGTTCAATGTCGGCCTGGTTTATGATCTCGACGACCAGCAGCAATTATTCGTGAATTTCTCCCAGGGCTTCAGTCTGCCGGATATGCAGCGCGTGCTGCGCGACGTGACGCCAGGATTTACGGTCTCTTCCGACAATGTCGAGCCGATCAAGGTGAACAGCGTTGAAACGGGCTGGCGACACGATGGCGCACGTATGGATGCTTCGGTCACGGCGTTCTATAACCGCTCCGACAAGGTGGTGCAGTTCCAGCGCGATTTCAGCGTGAGCGTTGCCGACACCGATGAGCGCGTTTACGGAGCCGAGACCCGCCTCGCCTATCAAGTTGCACCGCAGTGGTCACTCGGCGGCAGCCTCGCCTACACCCGCGGCCAGTTCAAGGACAGCAGCGGCACCTGGCGTGATATGAACAGCTTCCGCGTATCACCGCTGAAAGCCACAATTTATGGCGCCTGGGACCGCAATGGATATGGTGCGCGGTTGCAGATGTTGGCCATTCGCGGAACCGACGATGCCTACGAGGATTCGCTGCGCGCCAGCTTTGATGCCAATGTGCGTCCGACACCGGCCGCACAGATCGACGGCTACGCCGTGACCGATCTGCTCACCTATGCCGAGTTGGCAGAAGGAACACTGGAGCTGGGCATTTACAACCTGTTCGACCGCGATTATCGCTCGGTCTATAGCCAGGAGGCCGAGGCGACCTATGGCAGTTTGTCGGCCATTCCCGCCGAAGGCCGC